The sequence TTCTTAGATTTTACCACTCTTAATCACACCTTCAAAGTTAACTGGATTaagcaatttattaaaaaaacaacttcTATTTGGAATATTATACCTCACTTTATCTTTTCACAAGTTGGTGGTCTTCCATTCCTTTTGCTTTGTGACTACAGAATTGCTAAACTTCCTTTAAAACTATCTAATTTTCACAAACAGATGCTTCTTTCCTGGAATTTAATCTATAAACACAATTTCTCCCCAAACAGGTGTTTTATCTGGAATAATAAGTACATTTTGTATAAATCTAAATCTTTATTTCTTATGAACTGGTTTTGTAATGATATAGTTTTTGTTAGCCAACTGTATAACCATGAAGGACTTATGTTGACCTATTCTGAATTTCTTTCTAAATATAATATTCCAGTTACTCCTAAAGATTTTGCTGTGGTTATGGATGCTGTTCCCTCTGGTCTAAAAATGCTTCTTAAAAATACCTGCCCTTTGCTATCTCCATACTCATTGGATCCTGCTGATACTGAAGTTGGCCGTATCTGTTTTTCTCCTTcctatattaaaaataagaatcgTTGTGTACGGGCTTTGTTTCAAAGGGATATTGTCTCCAGACCTGCTGTTATATCATTTTGGAATGGTTGTGCTGATAATCTGATATGGAATAAAATCTGGAAACTTCCTCATAAATATTTAGTCACAaacaaaatcaaagaaatttccctTAAACTAATTTATAAATATTACCCATGTAATCATTATCTTGTGAACAGATTTAATTGTGATATTGATACATCTTGTACATTTTGTGATTTACATGATGAAACATcttatcatttattttggagttgtcctcaTTCAGTTTGTTTTTGGTCAGATTTCTGCTTTATTAAGGCTCATATCATGCCCAGCTTTCAACtctgctttaaaaatgtgttatttggtTTTTTCCTTTATGACCAATCTTTTCATAAGGAATACTACTTAATTAATCTGCTTCTTCTGTTAGCTaaatttagtattcataaatgtaaatttggaGGAAACAagcctttgtttttaattttgagagcAGAAATTCAACAATACCTAAAAACAATACTGGGTTTGAAAAATAAGAAAGCTGCAAAGTGCGTATCTATATGtaagcattttcacatttttgtttaacttttaagtTTGTCACtgctttgtttgtctttttatgtttgtttatttagtttattcattgtacccctgactgaaattgtaattcttaaaattcaataaaaaaaaaaaaaaaaaaaaaattgtgcagaGACACTGTTTTTATTGATGGGAAAGGAAAGGATAGGAACGAGAGGATTGTCTTTCACCATATTTTGTGGTTGTCTATCCACACTGGGGACACATAATTATGTTGTGAATTAAATATTAAttcaccttatatatatatatgacatattTTCAATATTATGAAGCTGCAGACTCGGAGCCTGCATCTACAGTCCCGCACCCAGAGTCCCGCATTCTCAGACCCCTCGTTTTTCGAGACAGCGCCTCCTGCTGTTCGGAAGATCGTATAACACCCGCACACAGAGTCCCGCGTTCTCAGACCCCTTGGTTTTCGAGACAGCACCTCCTGCTAAATGCCATTGAAAACAATAGGATGTTTTATTTAAAGTTATCCAAATAAATATTTGCGTTCCCTGCTTAATGCATGTGCCAAAAAAACTCGTATTCTCTGACTAACAAATTTCCTAGTAGTAATTTTTTGAGCATGGGTGTAATTGAAAGAAAATTACTGATGGAAGGGATACAATTACAGATTGAACTATCTtctgaaaaatattatgtgatATTATATTgctacaatgttttatttattcaaattccaATTTTTCTTTCAGTTCAACCTATAATGGTCTAATTAACATTATACCATGCTAACATTACAAAacctgtttttttatatttttaatgcgAAGCAAAACTCAAATAAGAATAGACAAAACACCAATAATAAACAATTCTGTACTTTATTTAACAATCACCTAAACATCATCTTGCTGTAAACAGgacaaagcaaagaaaaaaggaagaaagtATTGTATTAGTGACTTTACTTTTCGTCTTCAATTGCATTAAAACACATGAGACACATGAGTTCCATCACTTTCCTCCACTGCTGTCACCTGAAACTCCTCAGCGCTCCTTTCAGTGCTCCGGACCTTCCGAAAGAGTTCTGCATTGGTTTGGAATAAGTGCCATTTtgcaatgtatttatgtatgcatgATCTCTGTGTTTTTGCACAAGGACAGTgccatgcatttttttttgtatcataaGACACCATGACTCTGCCTAGTCTGCTGTAATATGAAATAGTTGGCTCATGAATCGATATAAATTTTTTAGATGGAGGGGCTTAAATCTTTGACAGAACTGAAAGTGGTGCATTATTTTCTTTGGCTAGGGTTTGACGATCAacacacagtttaattttttccTTCCCAAACCACTTGCTTTTCACCATTTCTTTAAGACTATCTTCTCTGAGTGAGGGCGAGGTTAAAAAGGTTTTGCAGTATGAAACTGACCGGAGGTGTACACACTGGTATGACTGCAGTCCACTTCTCCATGCCAACTCCATATTAGCTTGGCAGTCACCTAATTCACAAGAAACATGATGTTGTTCCCCccatattttaatttgaacatgGAGAGGAGTAGAAGCCCCATGAATACTTTTGTGGACTGCATACAGTCCATTCTGGGGATCTATGCATTCACTTTTGAGATGGGATGAGGATGAAATGTCCATCATTTTTGCTGTGTGTCTTCGTTCAATGTgcctttttaaattttttctgtaaaatgtcAAATGACATTTGGGGCATTTCTGCAATACTTTTGGACCCACACGGATGCCAGTTTTTGTGACTGGCCTGACAATGGCAGAGGTGGTTGGTTCGgaggtggcagcagtgggtggcatagtgctggttggcactgaggtggcagcagtgggtgGCACAGAGGTGGAAGCAGTGGGTGGCATAGTGCTGGTTGGCACTGGGGTGGCAGCAGTGGGTGGCATAGTGCTGGTTGGCGCAGTGGGTGGCATAGTGCTGGTTGGCACtgaggtggcagcagtgggtgGCACAGAGTTGGCAGCAGTGGATGGCATAGTGCTGGTTGGCACAGAGATGGCAGCAGTGGGTGGCATAGTGCTGGTTGGcacagaggtggcagcagtgggtgGCATAGAGTTGGCAGCAGTGTGTGGCATAGTGCTGGTTGGcacagaggtggcagcagtgggtgGCATAGTGCTGGTTGGCACAGAGGTGGCAGAAGTGGGTGGCATAGTGCTGGTTGGcacagaggtggcagcagtggCTGTGGTAGAAGGCGCAGCAGTGGGCGGCACAGAGATGGCAGAAAAGGGCGGCATAACAGTAGGTGGCACAATGATAGATGGCACAGAGGTGGCAGCGATGGCTGTGGTAGCTGGAACAGCAATGGCAGTAGCTTGTGCAACAGCAGTTGCCACAGCAGTGGGTGTGATGTTACAGGCATCAGTGGCACTTGCTCTCTTAACGCTCTTACATTTGCAGGAACCTAAATGTGTAATGAAATCTGGCTTTCTTAAAATTGTTGACTGACAGTACAAGCAATGATAATGTTGCTGGGTTCGGCAGGGGCGACCGCATCGATGTATGGTGTACCCtggaaaacaacagcaaaggattgCACTATCACACACAGTCTTATGATCtttcaaaaagcaaacaaaaaaaagatgtttGCAAATGTTACCTTCATGTTGCAGTGCTCTGTTGAAGTGTCCCTTGAGATGTTTTTGAACTTTGGACAACTTTGTGGGTTTGAAATATATGGGGTCACAGAATGGGCAGTGAAAATCACTGCAGCATTTATGACATTTCTGGATTTCTGGAAGTGAATTCCCCCTTTGAATTGTAATatccatctttaaaaaaaagagagagtcaAACTCAAATTCAAATTTTAAGACCAGCCCACAGAGCCCATACAGTCAAATTTCAgtcaatacaaattaaaacaagGAACCCAAACAAAAGGCCAAATGACATATTCTAGCTCACATGTTAATACCATAGACTGGTTAATACATAGTAAAGGCATAGTAAATTTGAGTTTTAGGCAATTGTATGAGTTGTAAATAAAACTTCACAGTTAATAATATTAGTTAGTATTATTAGTTAGTAATATTGATTCATTTTAATACTTCCGTTTTATAAGAACTAATCTAAGTAGTCTACATAAAttatataaagtaaaataattactcaggcattaattaattcaatttataGTTTTAGGAGAAACGGTCCGGTAATTAAAAAAAGGTCAAACGGCAAAtctgattaaataattaattatgacATTCTTTGATATTAACACACTTAATGTATTTAATTGGTCTACTTTAAAGTCAACTAATTTTAatcaataataatttttacaatgGCTTGTCTACAAAAAAGTCCAAGGTTAAAGGCTAACGTATTAGCTGTCAAAATATTTTCGGGGGAAAAAGGCGAAAAAACATACATTAACGGCTCAAATTTTGTTACAAACtatctttataaatattaaatggcCTATGTTGGTGTATCGATGAGCTATAAAGTAGTTTGATTAAAAAAGAAATCGAATGATTCGCTAAATAAAATTGACGATACTCACGTTTCAGCTTAAGTTCTTCACATGTTTATCCGATCCGATTTGATAGGAGGCGCTGTCTCGAAAAACGAGGGGTCTGAGAATGCGGGACTCTGGAATGCGGGACTGTAGATGCAGGCTCCGAGTCTGCAGCTTCATACTACTCCATATTTTGAtattcagaatcagctttattgccaagtatgcttacacatacaaggaatttgtctcgaTGACAGGAgcacaacaaacaaaaacaatacaaaaacagcagcaagacatagataataataataaaaaaaatccaataaaaaaattattatgcacATTTgtacacatacgtagtgcaaatataatacaattctgttatctgttatgtacagtgcaaaatcaaattatttacaaattatattatataaaattattataattttttttccagaggAATGAAATGGCTGTTGGATGTGTTGGATCAATTAAAAAAGActgaactgtgtattgcacatagttattgctcaatggggcagattcaactgttcatgagatggataacctaaggggaaaaactgttcctgtgcctgacattTCTGGTTCTCAGAGCTTTCTGGTTCGCAGGTCATTTGGAGGTCAGGAAAACATCTCAATGTGTCTCTAGATATTTCTTCTGGCCTGGTTTCAAATCATCTGTTTTGGAGTTCTGTAGAACTTGTATGGTATGTCAACAACCAGGTAAATCAAAAGGTTCCAGTTGCCCCGTTACAACATATACCGGTAATGAATGAACCATTTGAAAGTTTAATTCTAGACTGCGTCTTATTTAGAAGTCTAAATAAGGGTATCAGTACATATTAACGATCATGTGCACCGCATCTATGATCCCTGAAGCAGTTCCGTTACGAACAATTAAAGCTCCAGCAATTAAAGAACTGGTAAAGTTTTGTATTATGTTTGGGTTGTCAAGAGAAATCCAAACGGATCAGGGTTCGAACTTTACTTCCAAAAAGTTCAAACAGACTTTGGAGCCATTGGGGGTGTCGCATAGGTTGTGGAGCGCTTACCATCCTGTGTCGCAGGGTGTGCTCGAGCGGTTCCACCAAACCCTAAAATCCATGATTCATGCTTATTGTATTGAGACTGCAGGAGTCTGTGCAAGATGCTGTGGGATTTAGTCCTGCCAAGCCCGTGTTCGGTCACACGGTTCGAGGACCCTTGAAAATGTTGAGCGAACATATGCTGGTTAAAAACTCCTCTATTTTAGACAATGTTTAGTTCCTTCCGAGAATGACTTCATAAGGCCTGGGAGGTGTTAAAGTACATTTTGCTACAGTCCAGTCAAAGATGAAGACTCGTTTTGATAGAAAGAGTGTTGAACAAGAATTTAAACCAGGTGATCTTGTTGTTGTTTTGCCTGTTCCTGGCTCAGTGTTCCAAGCTAAGTTTTCTGGGCCATAAAAAATCAAGAGAAAACATAGTGACACTGACTATGTGATCTGTACTCCTGATCGGCAACGAAAAACACAAGTGtgtcacattaacatgctaaagaGATATCTGCTACGTACTGACAAATCTCTTCCTGTAGCTATAGCTTCTGCTGCCACACCCTCTTCTGTTAGCTACTGTCTAGATGATTGATGGGTTGATGGAAAAAACCCTCTAaattctgacatttaaaaaactCAGTGATATTGAAAGATTTGCCTAACTATCTTTCTCACTTATCTGACAGTCAGCGAGATGAGGTGATTAGTTTAATGCACACGCACCCCACTCTGTTTTCAGATGTGCCAGGTAGGACCACCGTGCTGTTTCATGATATTGATGTAGGTGAGTGTACTCCAATAAAACAGCACCCCTACAGAGAGAATCACAGAAAAAGAGAAGTTTTGAAAGAACAAGCTGAATACATGTTGTATCACAAACTTGCAGTGCCCAACCAAAGCCTGTGGAGTTCCCCCTGTCTGTTCTTTCCCAAACCGGACACCTCTTATCGTTTCTTTACTGATTAACGTAAGGTAAATAAAATTACTAAGGCAGATTCGTTTCCCTTGCCACGGATTGAGGATTGCATTGATTGGTTAGGATCCTCAAGGTTTGTTACGAAGCTTGACCGTCTTAAAGGATATTAGCAAGTGCCTCTTACTTGCCGTGCTTCTGAGAATTCTGTGTTTGTAAACCCCAATCACTTCATGCAGTATAAGATACTCGCTTTCGGGATGCGTAACGCATCTGCAATGTTTCAGAGGCTTATGCAAAAAGCCCTGGCCGGGGTGAACATTTTAGAAATTTGTTTAGATGATGTAATCATCTATTCGAAAAAGTGGAGAGAGCTTGTGCAAACTCTTAGGTTGGTATTTAGCCACTTGGCTGAAGCCTGGCTAACACTGAATCTCACTAAGTGCGAGTTCAGAAAGGTTGTTGTCACATACCTGGGCAAGCAAGTTGGTCAGGGGTGTGTGAAACCTTTTGCTGCTAAGGAAAAGTGGCTGTCGCAATAGGGgcatggtcaagtgcccgtccggagagagagaaagcggtaagggtatttacacttgagctaaattatgactaacacctgtctctaattccagtgagtaAGGGGAGAGCAGATAAAACCACCCACGCCACCAGTagaaggcagagagagagagtctgggtcCTGGACagatgttattgtgaagctgtagagttgttattgtgaagctgtacaGTTGTAATTGTTAgacattattgtgaagctgtgagCGCTGCAGTGTGTTCAGTAAAAATCATTACCTGAGTGGAGCAACCCGCCTTCCGTGTCCTCCTTCTCTTCCCAACCTTCACtctggtgccgaaaacccaggAATCCAAGTATGTCCCATGGAGTCCTCCCAGTTGGATTAAATCCTTCAGCCCCTCGACAGTATGCATTAGACGAACCAACAATGCCTGCTTGAGCTACGCCAAGACCAGGACCGACGGATCCTgcgctcaagcagaggaccggcacgcaaTCCGGAGCTTCACTGGCCAGGAGAGAGCCCCGGCCATGACCCCGGACAACCGCAGCCAGCTGCCCCCCCCATGCTCCTGAAGTTGGGGGCGTAAGATGATGCTGAGGCCTTCAACGACCTATTTGAAAAAACAGCAGAGATCTGGAGCCAGTGGGCATCTAGGCTCCTTCCATTACTGTCAGCTTAGCTTAGCTTGCTGCAAACAGTTGCCGGTGGCTAATCTCCTGGTATACACGGACCTGAAGAAGGCTATCTTGCAGTGGGTGGGTCATAGTATGGAACAGTATTGTAAGCTGTTCCGGTCCTTGAAGCTGGAAAAAAACGACGCCCGTTTGCTTTCTCCCAACGGCTTCGAGACACGTGCCCGAAATGGTTGCTGGTGGGGAATCGTGACATCAGgggagtgatcgaccaggtggtactagAACAGCTGGTTCATAGACTGCCAAAGGGGATggtggaatgggtccagtgctACCGcctggcgtcgctggaggaagctgtccagCTTGCGGAGGACTATTTAGTGGTGTACCCGAGGGCGGAGgagcccttctctctctctctctcttccccctccccctgtgtgttcccctcctccctctcactctgctctctccccacaACCTGTTTCTGCCCCGCGGAGGCGAGGAGCTCCTCCACCGCAACCAGTTTCCCGCGCATGGTTGTGGACACCCCCCCCACACACCTCTACAGCGCCCCACTGCTCTGCCCCTCAGGTGGTAGTGTCcgctgacacaggtgcgggcgTGGCatctgggccggcctgctggagttGAGGGGATCCGGGACACTTCCGCGATCAATGCCCCGTGATGGAGCTGGGTACTGTGTTCCAGATCCCCGACACCCCGCAGCCTGCCCCCGACCGAGCCAGAGAGTACGGATACCAGTAAAGGCCAAGaggggtactcaccaagcattggtggacacgggttgtaatcaaaccacgatccaccaatgcttggttcaacccgaggcattgggcacagctaaaatggtgagggtgaagtgtgtgcatggggatattcacaaataccctgtgGTTACCCTTGGGATTAAATTTCGTGGAACAAAACATAGGGTGGAGGCCacagttagttcccgcctcacccatccgctgattttggggactaattggccGGAATGTATCGTGGGAatgtgtgcggatgggtcctgcgtaaAAGCGATGAGATGTGAtatgtgcgatgctctggcaggggaggcggagccgggaccaTCTTCGTCAGCTCCACGTCATGATGATGTGAGGGTGGAGAGGCTGTAGCCCCTCCCATCCTCAGGATAATTTCCTGGTTCTGCTCGATTTTATTTGAAATTGGATtttacaaagggttattggcagatccccttgacaccaatttcctgcgaaaaaacagccttctccacgccgtttggattgcaccaatttgtgacacttccattcggtttgtttggggccccgaccatgtttcagcatctcatggaccGAAGGCTTAGACCGCATACAGCTTACACCACTGCCTATTTAgaagatatcatcatttatagcaacgattggcagcagcacatgcagcatctgagggcggcCCTGAGATCTCTGCGGCGGACGGGGCTCACAGCAAAATCCAAGAAGTGCAAGATTGGGCGGGTggaggtatctggggttccacttggctCAAGGGCAGGTGTATCCCCAAATTGAAGAGATTGTGGCTATTGcgacctgcccgagacccaagatCAAAaaaggggtgagacagttcctggggctggctggcaaTTACAggaggtttgtacctaattattcggacatcaccagcctgctgactgatctcactagaaagggggctccagacccggtccagtggacggagcagtgccaacaggcgttcatgCAGGTTAAAGTCCCACTTTGTGGGGAGCCACTTTTGCATacacctaatttctctctctcacttttctattacagacggacacttcagacagagggctgggggacatactctcgcaggtggtggagggggaggagcgtacagtgctgtacatcagccgtatGCTCTCCCTGAGGGAAacgaagtacagcaccgtggaaaaggggtgtctggccatcaagtgggcgggcCTTCACTGTCCTCCTAAACTTTACACTGGCTCTTGCGCTTTTGTTGGCTTTGTAGCATTTTGATGTGTATGTAGGTGGTAGCTCTCTTCCCATTGTGATCTATACAGACCATAACCCCTTAATATTTCTATCACAGATGTGTAACTCAAAGCAACGGTTGATGCGTTGGGCGCTCATTGTTCAGGAGTATGACCGCGACATCCGTCATATTAAAGGCTCTGAGAATGTGATTGCTTATGCGATTTCCAGAGTagaccatgttgaaagtttaggtggtgtgtgtgtgggtgtgtatatatataatcttttctTTTACTCTCTTTATGGTAAGTTGTACTAGTAGAATTTACAACCTATGGTTGCAAACTTAATGGTGGGGGTGTTATGTCCTGAGGTTTGTGGTTTATAattgtgttaaaatacttaacAGTTGTATGTGTATTTTCTACGCTAGTTTTATTACACCAGCTTTACTTTTGTGTAACCCATTCATTCATCCAAAGTGGACTtacaacaggacaccttcatgtgcttgtctggatttaaatgtttttctacataaatgtGCACTAGATGAATGGCGTTGACCATTATCGTGTGTATGATTtcacttttaaaagacgcaatgCCAAATTATAACTAAAATTGAGACCCCCATTGTGTTTCATTCTGTGCTGTCATgatgttgtgctgttttgaaggtgtCCTGGActatttttgcacccatctgtgctatttttaattgttggcctttgtaaaaatgtatgtctttAAAAGTATTGGCACCTTTCCGCACAAAACCGTCGAAGTGTGCTGCGTTTTAAGAGCATACAattacaacttttaaaaacgttcTGCTCATTCTGCTACTGCCACTGGATGGGTGAAACACATGCagtcctgtgtgtaaacaaacatggaagatatgagatgtgaagaccagcgtctctgctttggcctgttgaagcacccaacatcatGGATTGTATTagagtcacaatatgattcaagcaggggagtcacgtgacgccatgcgagaaGTAGACGTGTGAGtgacgagctctgcacactttgctagttttttattatttttgttttataatctggtgagatttgatacaccatgctacatatttgctctttgaaGTCAATATGTACAAAatttcaaaatcctcgggctctggagatattaaaagacacttatgcgctcaagctgaaacctctaaCGGGCCTGCTgaccggggactcgatttggatggcAGGTCATTGtcaaacatgtttgtgatgctgacga comes from Xyrauchen texanus isolate HMW12.3.18 chromosome 9, RBS_HiC_50CHRs, whole genome shotgun sequence and encodes:
- the LOC127648946 gene encoding mucin-5AC-like, whose translation is MDITIQRGNSLPEIQKCHKCCSDFHCPFCDPIYFKPTKLSKVQKHLKGHFNRALQHEGYTIHRCGRPCRTQQHYHCLYCQSTILRKPDFITHLGSCKCKSVKRASATDACNITPTAVATAVAQATAIAVPATTAIAATSVPSIIVPPTVMPPFSAISVPPTAAPSTTATAATSVPTSTMPPTSATSVPTSTMPPTAATSVPTSTMPHTAANSMPPTAATSVPTSTMPPTAAISVPTSTMPSTAANSVPPTAATSVPTSTMPPTAPTSTMPPTAATPVPTSTMPPTASTSVPPTAATSVTAKLIWSWHGEVDCSHTSVYTSGQFHTAKPF